The nucleotide sequence TCTGAGCATAACCAACGCCATTCGGGTCTTGACTCACATTATAAAACATGGATTCAATGGTGGTGTAATCGGTGGTAAAACGGTCATCACTATAAAAAAAGAGGACAGCGACACCTGCAACCAACAACATAATGACAAAATAGACTACCACACTGATAATGGCACGATTGAGTGAGAACAAAGGTCTCGGTTTAGGTGCTTCAGGTTTTGATTCAAATAAGTCTTCGAAATCTAAGATTTCATTTGAGTTTTCTTGTGACATAAGATATTTAATCCTTTCGATAAATAACATTCATATTCATTATACACTAAGGATGCGAGTTTGTTTTGAAAAAAATGATAAGATGTGATAATATGTTATCGGATGTGATAAAACATGAAGAAAACATATTTGGTCATTGGTATGGATACCTTTGGCATTGCATTATGTGACGAATTAACCCAACTAGGCGCAGATGTCATCGCCTTAGATAAAAAAGAAGAAGCCATCAATCGTGTGACAGGGATTGTCGAAAACGCGGTCATTGGTGATTCTACCGACATCAACGTTTTGAGAGAAATCGGTGCACAACACGCTGACCATGTCATCGTTTCGATTCCTGGAAACGTAGAAAATAGCATTTTAACTACCATGATTCTATCGGACATGAAAGTCCCTAAAATTACCGTTAAAGTCGATAATGATTACCACGCAAAAGTGGCTGAAAAAGTCGGTGCAACCGAAGTAGTTTCCTCTGAAAAATCGGCGGGTCGTCGTCTAGCCAGACGTCTACTCTCGGATAATGTACTCGACTATTACAATATTACCGACGATTATGGCGTCTATGAAATATTCATTGGCGAAGACTTTAAGACAACCAAAATTGTCGATTTAGATATTCGTAATCGTTTTGATGTCAACATTCTCTTAATTAAAAGAGGTAAAAATGTCATTTTACCAAAAGCCGACAGCGAACTACGCAGTAAGGACATTGTCATCGTCTTAGGTAAACACGACCGCATTTCAAAATTCCAAAGCATTTTACATTAAAATCAGTGTCGACTGATTTTTTTGTTCTTCAAATTTATCTATCCCTACCTATCCCTCTTTGGGCGTAGTTATGTTATAATACAAGAAAAAGGAGACCGCCATGAAATTGTTGGTTGCGACTCAAAATAAGCATAAAAAACAAGAAATTGAAGCCGTTTTAAAAAAGACATTCGAAGTCGTTTCGCTCGCTGATCTATCAGATGATGAAGTAATCGATGAAACAGGCGATACCTTCTTCGAAAATGCCCTATTGAAAGCCAAACATTATGCTAAGAAACACAACATGCTCACCTTAGCCGATGACTCTGGATTGTCCATTGATTACCTAAATGGTGCACCTGGTATTTATAGTGCAAGGTACTCAGGCGGTTCGGATCTCGATAATTTAAACTTGGTCTTAAAAGAAATGGCTCATGCAACCAATCGAGATGCCCATTTCACGTGCGTGCTCGTTTTATATGACCCTAGAACGAATGTATATCAAACCTATCAAGGTAAGATTTATGGTTGGATTACCCATACCGCCCAAGGTAATCATGGTTTTGGGTATGATCCAATATTCTATGTACCTGAATTAAAACAAACCTTAGCTGAATTATCACCTACCCATAAGAATCAAATATCCCATCGTGCGATTGCATTACAAGCGCTAAAGGAGGCGTTCCGATGAAAGTGTTGATTACCTCAGATACCCATGGCAGATACGATCGTTTACGTGCTATCAGTTTGAAACACCCAGATAAAGATTATCACCTCGATGCTGGGGATTTGGTATTGTCACAAGCAGAACTAGAATCCCTTCATTTAACTGCGGTTAAAGGCAATGGAGATTTGTATTTAGACTTACCACTTCAACAAATCGTCATCATCGACCATAAGAAATTCTTATTGGTTCATGGTCATATTCAAGAGGTTAAATACGGATTAGATAAGCTCATCAAACTCGCTGAATACATCCAAGTGGATTACGTTATTTATGGTCATACCCATGAACGTAAATTACTAGAATACCACGGGATTACTTATATCAACCCAGGGGCAGTCTCTGGTATTACCCCGTCTTACGCTATTTATCAAGATGGTAAAATTACTTTCCATCAAGGAGTATAATCACCCATGGAACAAGACATCATATCACTGGCTCAAGCCATCCTCAAAACAAACGTGAAAGTCATTGAACGTTTGATGGGCGGCATGAGCAATTATACTTATATCATCGAAGCCAATGGCAAAAAATACACGTTTAGAAAACCCGGTGAAAAAGCTGAAAACTTTGTCTCAAGACAGATTGAGTTAAAGAATATTCGCTTGGTTGAACCACTCGGCATTACCAATCATATGGTATATCTCGATTTAGACTCAGGTATCAAAATTTGTGAATATGTTGAGGGGAAGGTTTTATCGACCTTAGACCGTAAAGCGTATCTTAAACAAGTTTCAGATACCCTTAAAGTCATTCATCAATCGGGATTAAAAGCGGAAAACGACTATAACCATGTTCAACGTTTAACCGATTATGAAGCCATCAATCATACCATCTCAGACCGTTATTTAGCCTTAAAGAAAACATGGTTAAATTGGTTTGAACAATACAAAGGATTGCCAATGGTGTTATGTCATGGCGATGCTCAACCATCAAATTTCGTCATCACAGCTGACAACAAAGCCATGGTCGTCGATTTTGAGTTTACAGGTAACAATGACCCATATTATGACATTGCACAATTTGGAAACATCGACTTTACCGATGCCTTGGCATTGCTTGATGAATATTGTAACCACCAAGCAACCTCAGCAGACAAAAAACGGATGATATTCTACCGTATGTTCTTAACCTTACAATGGCATCAGGTCGCAACCTTTAAGCACGAGATTGGACTATCAGAAAAACTCCACATCCCGTTTGATAAAGTGGCGATTGCTTATTTAGATAAAGCCCAAGCCCTCAAAGAAATGTACGAAGAGGTGTAATTTATGACACTCGATGCGTTGCTCAAATTACCCAAAACCCACGAAACGATTCAAGCCATTGAATCGTTTTTAAGCGTGACCTCAAATGAACAACAAATCGCTCACGCAAAACTGTTTTACGCATCGATTTTGTTTGAACTCCATCAACATGAAACCTCAATTCAAGTTTTATTTGAGATGTTGGATTCATTGAAAAACAAAACGGATGACCCGTTGTATATAGACGCCCTCAGTTTATGGATTAACAATGACCTCGCCTTAAATGATTTTACATCGGCTAAAGAACACATCGAACAAAAACGACGTGCACTACCGATTTTGAAACAATATTTATATTACATAGATTTGATTGAATGGGCAAAAGCACAAGATGAACCCTTTGAACATTATATCGATAAAGCACTAGAAGATGCACTACCTGAGGCGATCCGTCAAAAATTTCATTTGATTAAACTAGACCGTTATGTTGAAACTGGTGCGTTTGATTTAGCGATGGATACGATCCGTCAATTAAGAAATCGCTTATTATCGCCAGAAGTATCACAAACCATCCGCTTCATTGAACTCGATATTTTGTTAGAATCCAAACACTATGATGCGATCCTAAATATCACACAGTCAGGGGAATCTCCACTGTTTGAATATTATCATTTATCGGCATTGATTGGACTAAAAA is from Paracholeplasma manati and encodes:
- the rdgB gene encoding RdgB/HAM1 family non-canonical purine NTP pyrophosphatase, whose amino-acid sequence is MKLLVATQNKHKKQEIEAVLKKTFEVVSLADLSDDEVIDETGDTFFENALLKAKHYAKKHNMLTLADDSGLSIDYLNGAPGIYSARYSGGSDLDNLNLVLKEMAHATNRDAHFTCVLVLYDPRTNVYQTYQGKIYGWITHTAQGNHGFGYDPIFYVPELKQTLAELSPTHKNQISHRAIALQALKEAFR
- a CDS encoding potassium channel family protein — encoded protein: MKKTYLVIGMDTFGIALCDELTQLGADVIALDKKEEAINRVTGIVENAVIGDSTDINVLREIGAQHADHVIVSIPGNVENSILTTMILSDMKVPKITVKVDNDYHAKVAEKVGATEVVSSEKSAGRRLARRLLSDNVLDYYNITDDYGVYEIFIGEDFKTTKIVDLDIRNRFDVNILLIKRGKNVILPKADSELRSKDIVIVLGKHDRISKFQSILH
- a CDS encoding choline kinase family protein — translated: MEQDIISLAQAILKTNVKVIERLMGGMSNYTYIIEANGKKYTFRKPGEKAENFVSRQIELKNIRLVEPLGITNHMVYLDLDSGIKICEYVEGKVLSTLDRKAYLKQVSDTLKVIHQSGLKAENDYNHVQRLTDYEAINHTISDRYLALKKTWLNWFEQYKGLPMVLCHGDAQPSNFVITADNKAMVVDFEFTGNNDPYYDIAQFGNIDFTDALALLDEYCNHQATSADKKRMIFYRMFLTLQWHQVATFKHEIGLSEKLHIPFDKVAIAYLDKAQALKEMYEEV
- a CDS encoding metallophosphoesterase family protein, which gives rise to MKVLITSDTHGRYDRLRAISLKHPDKDYHLDAGDLVLSQAELESLHLTAVKGNGDLYLDLPLQQIVIIDHKKFLLVHGHIQEVKYGLDKLIKLAEYIQVDYVIYGHTHERKLLEYHGITYINPGAVSGITPSYAIYQDGKITFHQGV